One window of the Reyranella humidisoli genome contains the following:
- a CDS encoding NADH:flavin oxidoreductase has translation MTSPLFRPFESRSLSLSNRLVMAPMTRSKSPDSIPGADVAAYYRRRAEGGVGLIITEGTTVDRPAASNDTNVPDFHSPASLEGWRRVVAEVHGAGGKIAPQLWHQGMMRKTGTGRNPEAPSDGPSGLAASGKPVGPPMSDADIADTIDAFGRAAGVAQEIGFDAVEIHGAHGYLIDQFFWDGANKRSDAWGGDFVQRTRFAADIVKAIRARVGADYPIIFRFSQWKQQDFTARLALTPDELARFLEPLTEAGTDIFHCSTRRFWEPEFEGSTLNLAGWTKKLTGMPTITVGSVGLKGADFVQTFRTREDSEIGDLGELEARLEKGEFDLVAVGRALLADPQWAAKVRAGRFAELAPFSASSLATLA, from the coding sequence ATGACCAGCCCGCTGTTTCGTCCGTTCGAGTCGAGGTCGCTGTCGCTCTCCAACCGTCTGGTGATGGCGCCGATGACGCGCTCCAAGAGCCCCGACAGCATCCCCGGCGCCGACGTGGCGGCCTACTATCGACGCCGCGCCGAGGGCGGTGTCGGTCTCATCATCACCGAAGGCACGACAGTCGACCGGCCGGCTGCCTCCAACGACACCAACGTGCCCGACTTCCATTCGCCCGCGAGCCTCGAAGGCTGGCGGCGTGTCGTGGCCGAAGTCCATGGCGCGGGCGGCAAGATCGCGCCGCAGCTCTGGCACCAGGGCATGATGCGCAAGACCGGCACCGGCCGGAATCCCGAGGCGCCGTCCGATGGTCCGTCGGGTCTGGCCGCGTCGGGCAAGCCGGTCGGCCCGCCGATGAGCGACGCCGACATCGCCGACACGATCGACGCCTTCGGCCGCGCCGCCGGCGTCGCCCAGGAGATCGGGTTCGACGCGGTCGAGATCCACGGTGCGCACGGCTACCTGATCGACCAGTTCTTCTGGGACGGCGCGAACAAGCGCAGCGACGCCTGGGGCGGCGATTTCGTGCAGCGCACGCGTTTCGCGGCCGACATCGTGAAGGCGATCCGCGCGCGGGTCGGTGCGGACTACCCGATCATCTTCCGCTTCTCGCAGTGGAAGCAGCAGGACTTCACGGCGCGGCTCGCGCTGACGCCTGACGAACTCGCGCGTTTCCTCGAGCCGCTGACGGAAGCCGGGACCGACATCTTCCATTGCTCGACGCGCCGCTTCTGGGAGCCCGAGTTCGAAGGCTCGACGCTCAACCTCGCGGGCTGGACGAAGAAGCTTACCGGTATGCCCACGATCACCGTGGGTTCGGTCGGCCTCAAGGGTGCGGACTTCGTGCAGACCTTCCGGACGCGCGAGGATTCCGAGATCGGAGATCTGGGCGAACTTGAAGCGCGGCTGGAAAAGGGCGAGTTCGACCTCGTCGCGGTCGGGCGCGCGCTGCTAGCCGATCCGCAATGGGCCGCCAAGGTGCGCGCCGGCCGCTTCGCCGAACTGGCGCCATTCTCGGCTTCATCGCTGGCGACACTCGCCTAG
- a CDS encoding 3-hydroxybutyryl-CoA dehydrogenase translates to MIKRIGVIGAGQMGSGIAHVCALKGYDIRLVDVDQPHLDKGIDAIGRNMDRQIGRGMIRPEDKDSALGRISTATDYKPLADCDLIVEAATENEAVKREIFKKVCEGLPANVLLATNTSSISVTRLAAVTDRPGKFMGMHFMNPVPLMGLVELIRGIATEEETFRTVREVVVRLDKKPVNAEDFPAFIVNRILLPMINEAVYALYEGVGNVEAIDTGMKLGANHPMGPLELADFIGLDTCLSVMQVLHEGLADSKYRPCPLLVKYVEAGWVGRKVKRGFYDYSGERPVPTR, encoded by the coding sequence ATGATCAAGCGCATCGGCGTCATCGGTGCCGGCCAGATGGGCAGCGGCATCGCCCATGTCTGCGCGTTGAAGGGCTACGACATCCGTCTCGTGGATGTCGACCAGCCGCATCTCGACAAGGGTATCGACGCCATCGGACGGAACATGGACCGGCAGATCGGCCGTGGCATGATCCGTCCCGAGGACAAGGACTCGGCACTGGGACGCATTTCAACCGCGACCGATTACAAGCCGCTCGCCGATTGCGACCTGATCGTCGAGGCGGCGACCGAGAACGAGGCGGTGAAGCGCGAGATCTTCAAGAAGGTCTGCGAGGGCCTGCCGGCCAACGTTCTGCTGGCGACCAATACCTCGTCGATCTCGGTGACGAGGCTCGCGGCGGTCACCGACCGGCCCGGCAAGTTCATGGGCATGCACTTCATGAACCCGGTCCCGCTGATGGGCCTGGTCGAGCTGATCCGCGGCATTGCGACGGAAGAAGAGACCTTCCGCACGGTGCGCGAGGTCGTGGTCAGGCTCGACAAGAAGCCGGTCAATGCCGAGGACTTCCCGGCCTTCATCGTGAACCGCATCTTGCTGCCGATGATCAACGAGGCGGTCTATGCGCTGTACGAGGGCGTCGGCAACGTCGAGGCGATCGACACCGGCATGAAGCTGGGCGCCAACCATCCGATGGGCCCGCTCGAGCTGGCCGACTTCATCGGCCTCGATACCTGCCTGTCGGTGATGCAGGTGCTGCACGAGGGCCTGGCCGATTCGAAGTATCGTCCGTGCCCGCTGCTCGTGAAGTACGTCGAGGCCGGCTGGGTCGGTCGCAAGGTCAAGCGCGGCTTCTACGACTATTCCGGCGAACGCCCGGTTCCGACGCGCTAG
- the nadC gene encoding carboxylating nicotinate-nucleotide diphosphorylase: MTIPPLPDLLIEPVVRAALLEDLGRAGDLTTDAIVPATAKAKTALVARQHGVVAGLAAAATAFRLVDPSIEMTIERPDGTRLVPGDRIATITGPARGMLTAERVALNFLGHLSGVASGAATLVEAVRGHKARICCTRKTMPGLRALQKYAVRVGGGMNHRFGLDDGVLIKDNHVAVAGGIRPAILAARRGVGHLVKIEVEVDTLDQLEEALATGTDAVLLDNMTPDQLASAVRMIDGRAIAEASGRITPQTAPAIAASGVDLISAGWLTHSASVLDIGLDWQT; encoded by the coding sequence ATGACGATACCCCCTCTTCCCGATCTACTCATCGAACCGGTGGTCCGCGCAGCCCTCCTGGAGGATCTCGGCCGCGCCGGCGATCTCACCACCGACGCGATCGTGCCGGCGACCGCAAAGGCAAAGACCGCCCTGGTCGCACGCCAGCACGGCGTCGTGGCGGGACTTGCCGCAGCGGCGACGGCCTTCCGGCTGGTCGACCCGTCCATCGAGATGACGATCGAACGGCCGGACGGCACACGCCTCGTGCCCGGCGACCGCATCGCGACCATCACGGGTCCGGCGCGCGGGATGCTGACCGCCGAGCGGGTCGCGTTGAATTTCCTCGGCCATCTGAGCGGCGTCGCCAGTGGCGCGGCCACGCTTGTCGAGGCGGTGCGCGGCCACAAGGCGCGCATCTGCTGCACGCGCAAAACCATGCCGGGACTGCGCGCGCTGCAGAAATACGCCGTCCGCGTCGGTGGCGGCATGAACCACCGCTTCGGTCTCGACGATGGCGTTCTCATCAAGGACAACCACGTCGCCGTCGCGGGCGGCATCCGTCCGGCGATACTTGCGGCGCGCCGCGGCGTCGGCCACCTCGTGAAGATCGAGGTCGAGGTCGATACGCTGGATCAGCTCGAAGAGGCGCTGGCGACGGGTACCGACGCGGTCCTGCTCGACAACATGACGCCCGACCAGCTCGCCAGCGCGGTCCGCATGATCGACGGTCGCGCCATCGCCGAAGCCTCGGGCCGCATCACGCCGCAGACGGCGCCGGCGATCGCGGCCAGTGGCGTCGACCTCATCTCAGCGGGCTGGCTGACCCACAGCGCCAGCGTGCTCGACATCGGCCTCGACTGGCAGACCTAA
- a CDS encoding electron transfer flavoprotein subunit beta/FixA family protein — protein MKVLVAVKRVIDYNVKIRVKADNTGVETANVKMSMNPFDEIAVEEAIRMKEKGAATEVIAFSAGPAQCQETIRTALAMGADRGVLVQTDAELQPLAVAKLLKAVVDKEQPGLVIVGKQAIDDDSNATGQMLAALLGWSVGTFANKLNVADGSVEVKREVDGGLENIKIKMPAVITTDLRLNEPRYASLPNIMKAKKKPIEILAPDALGVDVAPRLKTLKVEEPPKRKAGIKVKTVAELVEKLRNEAGVI, from the coding sequence ATGAAAGTGCTGGTCGCGGTCAAGCGGGTCATCGACTACAACGTCAAGATCCGCGTCAAGGCCGACAACACGGGTGTCGAGACGGCTAACGTCAAGATGTCCATGAACCCCTTCGATGAAATCGCCGTGGAAGAGGCGATTCGCATGAAAGAGAAGGGCGCTGCGACCGAAGTCATCGCTTTCTCTGCCGGCCCGGCCCAGTGTCAGGAGACGATCCGCACCGCGCTCGCCATGGGCGCCGACCGCGGCGTCCTCGTTCAGACCGACGCCGAACTGCAGCCGCTGGCCGTCGCCAAACTGCTCAAGGCCGTGGTCGACAAGGAACAGCCCGGCCTGGTGATCGTCGGCAAGCAGGCGATCGACGACGACTCGAACGCCACCGGCCAGATGCTGGCCGCGCTGCTCGGCTGGTCGGTCGGCACCTTCGCCAACAAGCTCAACGTCGCCGACGGTTCGGTCGAGGTTAAGCGCGAGGTCGACGGCGGTCTCGAGAACATCAAGATCAAGATGCCGGCGGTGATCACCACCGACCTGCGCCTGAACGAGCCGCGCTACGCTTCGCTGCCAAACATCATGAAGGCGAAGAAGAAGCCGATCGAGATCCTGGCGCCGGACGCGCTGGGCGTCGACGTCGCGCCGCGCCTCAAGACGCTGAAGGTGGAAGAGCCGCCGAAGCGCAAGGCCGGCATCAAGGTGAAGACCGTCGCGGAGCTGGTCGAGAAGCTGCGCAACGAAGCGGGAGTGATCTGA
- a CDS encoding M81 family metallopeptidase — MRIAVLQFAHETVTFLPNDTTLADFTYPGSPASGEALLAHDPRSYMGGFVKVAREYDGVELVGIESPLWPKTGTGSGWITEEAYETFLGRMIAGLKAQGPFDGVYLSLHGAMGVRGVARPEADIARRVREIVGRKAFIVGTFDPHGNEDAEFLAQADMAFTVKYFPHYDSHLQGERAARMLVRAIRGDYRPETVTVKVPIITPTVLQWTGASPWMDLVQRALVWEAREPDVFVNVFFGFPFADVPDVGMTFQVMTNGNAALARKVADDMSSWAWRRRDDLLKTARVHPIPEGVRLAKDAMARGETPVVLADHSDRSGYATWILKEVIEQDLSDVLIATIADARAIDALEAGGVKVGDAFDREIGGLADESAGQPVRVTGKVVGAHEAHGTLWVSVAFGRGNVVLISRYLTQIVEPSQLAGPAFDLAQFKAIAIKSRVHFRRGFDDSSFARTILLVEPVEPFLGTVRLDGLPYRHVDLKKFYPYGDITFP, encoded by the coding sequence ATGCGTATCGCCGTCCTGCAGTTCGCCCATGAGACGGTGACGTTCCTTCCGAACGACACCACGCTCGCGGATTTCACCTATCCCGGCTCTCCCGCCAGCGGCGAAGCGCTGCTGGCGCACGATCCCAGGTCCTACATGGGCGGGTTCGTGAAGGTGGCGCGCGAGTATGACGGCGTCGAACTGGTCGGCATCGAATCGCCGCTCTGGCCGAAGACCGGCACCGGCTCGGGCTGGATCACGGAAGAGGCCTACGAGACCTTCCTCGGCCGCATGATTGCCGGCCTGAAGGCGCAGGGACCATTCGACGGCGTCTATCTCAGCCTGCATGGCGCGATGGGCGTGCGCGGCGTGGCGCGGCCCGAGGCCGACATCGCGCGGCGGGTCCGCGAGATCGTCGGCCGCAAGGCCTTCATCGTCGGCACCTTCGACCCGCACGGCAACGAGGATGCGGAGTTCCTAGCCCAGGCCGACATGGCCTTCACGGTGAAGTATTTCCCGCACTACGACAGCCACCTGCAGGGCGAACGCGCGGCGCGCATGCTGGTGCGCGCGATCCGTGGCGACTACCGGCCCGAGACCGTCACGGTTAAGGTGCCGATCATCACGCCGACCGTGCTGCAGTGGACGGGCGCCTCGCCGTGGATGGACCTGGTGCAGCGCGCGCTCGTCTGGGAAGCGCGCGAGCCCGACGTGTTCGTGAACGTGTTCTTCGGCTTTCCCTTCGCCGACGTGCCCGACGTCGGCATGACCTTCCAGGTCATGACCAATGGCAATGCAGCGCTGGCCCGGAAGGTCGCCGACGACATGTCGTCCTGGGCGTGGCGCCGCCGCGACGATCTGCTCAAGACCGCGAGGGTCCATCCGATCCCCGAGGGCGTCAGGCTGGCCAAGGACGCCATGGCGCGCGGCGAGACGCCGGTCGTGCTGGCCGATCACAGCGACCGCTCGGGCTACGCGACCTGGATCCTGAAGGAAGTGATCGAGCAGGACCTGTCGGATGTGCTGATCGCGACAATCGCCGATGCCAGGGCTATCGATGCGCTTGAGGCCGGGGGCGTGAAGGTGGGCGACGCGTTCGACAGGGAGATCGGCGGCCTCGCCGACGAATCGGCCGGCCAGCCGGTGCGCGTCACCGGCAAGGTCGTTGGTGCGCACGAAGCCCATGGCACCCTGTGGGTAAGCGTCGCGTTCGGCCGCGGCAACGTCGTGCTGATCAGTCGCTATCTCACGCAGATCGTCGAACCGTCCCAGCTCGCGGGCCCGGCCTTCGATCTCGCGCAGTTCAAGGCAATCGCCATCAAGTCGCGCGTCCATTTCCGCCGCGGCTTCGACGACAGCAGCTTTGCAAGGACGATCCTGCTTGTCGAGCCGGTCGAGCCCTTCCTCGGCACGGTGCGACTCGACGGCCTGCCGTACCGGCACGTCGATCTGAAGAAATTCTATCCCTACGGCGACATCACCTTTCCATGA
- a CDS encoding electron transfer flavoprotein subunit alpha/FixB family protein, with amino-acid sequence MAVLVVAAHDGKTVRANVANAVAAAAQMDPEVHVLVAGSNAAEAAASAAAIQGVAKVLQAEDAAYANWLAEDIAPLVVKLAPGYSHVVMAADSVGKNVAPRVAALLDVAQVSEAIKVVSPDTFVRPIYAGNAMATVQSGDKIKIVTVRPTNFKAAAGGGSAAIEQIAGTGTAGLSSFVGAELSKSERPELTSAKIVVSGGRGLQSGDNFKMLETLADKLGAGLGASRAAVDAGYVPNDYQVGQTGKVVAPDLYIAIGISGAIQHLAGMKDSKTIVAINKDEEAPIFQVADYGIVGDLFQIVPELTAAVEKK; translated from the coding sequence ATGGCCGTCCTCGTCGTCGCCGCGCATGACGGCAAGACCGTCCGCGCCAATGTCGCCAACGCCGTAGCGGCCGCGGCCCAGATGGACCCCGAGGTCCATGTGCTGGTGGCCGGCAGCAACGCCGCGGAGGCCGCCGCGTCGGCGGCCGCGATCCAGGGCGTGGCCAAAGTGCTGCAGGCCGAGGATGCGGCCTACGCCAACTGGCTGGCCGAGGACATCGCTCCGCTCGTCGTCAAGCTCGCGCCGGGCTACAGCCACGTCGTGATGGCGGCCGACTCGGTTGGCAAGAACGTCGCGCCGCGCGTCGCCGCGCTGCTCGACGTCGCGCAGGTCTCCGAGGCCATCAAGGTCGTCTCGCCCGACACGTTCGTCCGCCCGATCTACGCCGGCAACGCCATGGCGACCGTGCAGAGCGGCGACAAGATCAAGATCGTCACCGTCCGCCCGACCAACTTCAAGGCGGCGGCAGGCGGTGGTTCGGCCGCGATCGAGCAGATCGCCGGCACGGGCACCGCGGGCCTTTCGTCTTTCGTCGGCGCCGAGCTCTCCAAGAGCGAGCGCCCCGAACTGACCAGCGCGAAGATCGTCGTCAGCGGCGGCCGTGGCCTGCAGAGCGGCGACAACTTCAAGATGCTCGAGACGCTGGCCGACAAGCTCGGCGCCGGTCTCGGCGCCAGCCGCGCCGCGGTCGATGCGGGTTACGTGCCGAACGACTACCAGGTCGGCCAGACCGGCAAGGTCGTGGCACCCGACCTCTACATCGCCATCGGCATCTCCGGCGCGATCCAGCATCTCGCCGGCATGAAGGACAGCAAGACCATCGTGGCGATCAACAAGGACGAGGAAGCACCGATCTTCCAGGTTGCCGATTACGGCATCGTGGGCGACCTGTTCCAGATCGTCCCCGAGCTGACTGCCGCAGTCGAGAAAAAGTAA